One genomic region from Falco naumanni isolate bFalNau1 chromosome 23, bFalNau1.pat, whole genome shotgun sequence encodes:
- the LOC121080225 gene encoding ribosome-binding protein 1-like, giving the protein QEKPNGKVPEAHQSAPVVSSVTIKKSNVLPAHEEQKHNGPVKKAAASKKSEPAPADSDGPLYLPYKTLVSAVSSTVFSEGEAQQLIEILTEKAGIVQDTWHAAKQKGDPVTVLKRQLEEKEKQLATEQEAAAAARNKVEELSQELAAERAKATAVEGKLKEQLLAREQEMAAVQARMQASYQDHVSETQQLQGKIRTLQEQLENGPDTQLARLQQENSILSDAFCQIRSQMESKQNAEVARLQEWCGKLMNELSEKSEVLQQEKQLRKSWKMKVAALERQMEQLQVRQAPANLLPPGVRVGGKPRWCAVLGGSLR; this is encoded by the exons caagagaaacCTAACGGAAAGGTCCCCGAGGCACACCAAAGTGCTCCAGTGGTCAGCTCTGTCaccataaagaaaagcaatgttctTCCAGCCCATGAGGAGCAGAAGCATAATGGACCTGTCAAGAAGGCGGCTGCATCCAAGAAGAGCGAGCCAG cacctgcgGACTCGGATGGGCCCCTCTACCTGCCCTACAAGACGCTTGTGTCCGCTGTCAGCAGCACGGTGTTCAGTGAGGGGGAGGCCCAGCAGCTCATCGAGATCCTGACGGAGAAAGCGGGCATCGTCCAGGACACCTGGCACGCG GCCAAGCAGAAGGGTGACCCTGTCACTGTCCTGAAACgccagctggaggagaaggagaagcagctcgccactgagcaggaggctgcagccgCTGCCAGAAACAAGGTGGAGGAGCTGAGTCAG GAGCTGGCGGCCGAGCGGGCCAAGGCGACGGCCGTGGAGGGCaagctgaaggagcagctgctggcccgCGAGCAGGAGATGGCAGCGGTGCAGGCACGCATGCAGGCCAGCTACCAGGACCATGTCAGCGAAacgcagcagctgcagggcaag ATCCGcaccctgcaggagcagctggagaatgGCCCCGACACGCAGCTGGCTcgcctgcagcaggagaactCCATCCTGAGTGATGCCTTCTGCCAGATCAGAAGTCAGATGGAGAGCAA GCAAAACGCTGAGGTGGCCAGGTTACAGGAGTGGTGCGGCAAGCTGATGAACGAGCTCTCTGAGAAgtcagaggtgctgcagcaagagaagcagctgaggaagagctggaagatgAAAGTGGCAGCCTTGGAGAGGcagatggagcagctgcaggtcaggcaAGCGCCTGCAAACCTGCTCCCCCCGGGTgtgagggtgggggggaagccTAGATGGTGCGCCGTGCTGGGTGGTAGCCTCAGGTGA